Proteins encoded within one genomic window of Panicum virgatum strain AP13 chromosome 1N, P.virgatum_v5, whole genome shotgun sequence:
- the LOC120654003 gene encoding uncharacterized protein LOC120654003 isoform X1, whose protein sequence is MAKEVDDIYNASCNKVTKEVDDINNDPGISCFKKCEMIGFNLGSSSAGKQPRRPRRIIQPNSYYRNFQTNKCNTRFIVSPQDLLAYECILFYGPHREYASTEVINYDNVRVSYQQLATLRHSEKVYVDKFVINVFCRKMFKDKHPKDSRRHFFFSTVGDYLMNHEWNQTFLHDTCRRCFTLANGCFKFIASDYVSSTSLFFPILHDDHWFLFIVALHDGYFIFLDSFFREDELYQQNVRSTIIPNFVRAWDEFIGVDWNFHEFVIHYAHVPKYDMKFFSKYDDGVFVMKFLELWDPRIDMLQKFSSSNIPDIRVQYMNSMVFSHHNCNSHAKDMVSNHKAMLELKRRPGFQPSSSLQF, encoded by the exons ATGGCCAAAGAAGTTGACGATATCTACAATGCTTCTTGCAACAAAGTTACCAAAGAGGTTGATGATATAAACAATGATCCAGGGATCTCATGTTTCAAAAAATGTGAAATGATTGGATTCAATCTTGGTAGTTCTTCAGCAGGAAAGCAGCCAAGGCGCCCCCGACGTATAATACAACCCAATTCTTATTACAGAAACTTTCAAACCAATAAGTGCAATACAAGATTCATTGTTTCACCTCAAGACTTACTAGCCTATGAATGCATCCTTTTTTACGGGCCTCACCGAGAGTATGCAAG CACTGAAGTAATCAATTATGACAATGTTCGTGTTAGTTATCAGCAGCTAGCAACATTGAGGCATTCTGAAAAAGTATATGTTGATAAGTTTGTCATCAATGTGTTTTGCCGGAAGATGTTCAAGGATAAGCACCCTAAAGATTCTCGCCGTCATTTCTTCTTCTCCACAGTTGGT GATTATCTTATGAACCATGAATGGAACCAGACTTTCTTACATGACACTTGTCGGAGATGCTTCACACTTGCAAATGGATGTTTCAAGTTCATAGCATCAGATTACGTAAGCAGCACATCT CTTTTCTTCCCAATTCTACATGACGACCACTGGTTCTTGTTCATTGTCGCTCTACATGATGGTTACTTTATCTTCCTCGACTCATTCTTCCGTGAAGATGAACTGTACCAACAGAATGTTAGAAGCACTATT ATACCAAATTTTGTGAGAGCCTGGGATGAATTCATTGGTGTAGATTGGAATTTTCATGAGTTTGTCATCCACTACGCACATGTTCCGAAGTATGATATGAAGTTTTTTTCAAAGTATGATGATGGAGTTTTTGTGATGAAGTTTCTGGAGTTGTGGGACCCACGCATCGACATGTTACAAAAATTTTCATCAAGTAATATCCCAGATATCAGGGTGCAATACATGAATAGTATGGTATTTAGCCACCACAACTGCAATAGTCATGCGAAGGATATGGTCAGCAATCATAAAGCAATG CTGGAGCTGAAGCGAAGACCTGGATTCCAACCATCTAGTTCTTTGCAGTTCTAA
- the LOC120654003 gene encoding uncharacterized protein LOC120654003 isoform X2 yields MAKEVDDIYNASCNKVTKEVDDINNDPGISCFKKCEMIGFNLGSSSAGKQPRRPRRIIQPNSYYRNFQTNKCNTRFIVSPQDLLAYECILFYGPHREYASTEVINYDNVRVSYQQLATLRHSEKVYVDKFVINVFCRKMFKDKHPKDSRRHFFFSTVGDYLMNHEWNQTFLHDTCRRCFTLANGCFKFIASDYLFFPILHDDHWFLFIVALHDGYFIFLDSFFREDELYQQNVRSTIIPNFVRAWDEFIGVDWNFHEFVIHYAHVPKYDMKFFSKYDDGVFVMKFLELWDPRIDMLQKFSSSNIPDIRVQYMNSMVFSHHNCNSHAKDMVSNHKAMLELKRRPGFQPSSSLQF; encoded by the exons ATGGCCAAAGAAGTTGACGATATCTACAATGCTTCTTGCAACAAAGTTACCAAAGAGGTTGATGATATAAACAATGATCCAGGGATCTCATGTTTCAAAAAATGTGAAATGATTGGATTCAATCTTGGTAGTTCTTCAGCAGGAAAGCAGCCAAGGCGCCCCCGACGTATAATACAACCCAATTCTTATTACAGAAACTTTCAAACCAATAAGTGCAATACAAGATTCATTGTTTCACCTCAAGACTTACTAGCCTATGAATGCATCCTTTTTTACGGGCCTCACCGAGAGTATGCAAG CACTGAAGTAATCAATTATGACAATGTTCGTGTTAGTTATCAGCAGCTAGCAACATTGAGGCATTCTGAAAAAGTATATGTTGATAAGTTTGTCATCAATGTGTTTTGCCGGAAGATGTTCAAGGATAAGCACCCTAAAGATTCTCGCCGTCATTTCTTCTTCTCCACAGTTGGT GATTATCTTATGAACCATGAATGGAACCAGACTTTCTTACATGACACTTGTCGGAGATGCTTCACACTTGCAAATGGATGTTTCAAGTTCATAGCATCAGATTAC CTTTTCTTCCCAATTCTACATGACGACCACTGGTTCTTGTTCATTGTCGCTCTACATGATGGTTACTTTATCTTCCTCGACTCATTCTTCCGTGAAGATGAACTGTACCAACAGAATGTTAGAAGCACTATT ATACCAAATTTTGTGAGAGCCTGGGATGAATTCATTGGTGTAGATTGGAATTTTCATGAGTTTGTCATCCACTACGCACATGTTCCGAAGTATGATATGAAGTTTTTTTCAAAGTATGATGATGGAGTTTTTGTGATGAAGTTTCTGGAGTTGTGGGACCCACGCATCGACATGTTACAAAAATTTTCATCAAGTAATATCCCAGATATCAGGGTGCAATACATGAATAGTATGGTATTTAGCCACCACAACTGCAATAGTCATGCGAAGGATATGGTCAGCAATCATAAAGCAATG CTGGAGCTGAAGCGAAGACCTGGATTCCAACCATCTAGTTCTTTGCAGTTCTAA
- the LOC120655449 gene encoding uncharacterized protein LOC120655449, whose product MQSHPNMNSSTTSNPVGGHEWCNRTLYLSVYNLTSSYTDKRNETTIVTTSAIMFILAALFFNLNLYSRFTQVSAILNPTIRVFLSASLSLFLPVMSYLFSEAKNEAAATGEVTELPQRARTILMWMLLVELLRKKVEAISMHAYSGTIERAARIGWLGYLVFFNLRSAGKKALYATLWVFAAGKLVQRFVTMELAKRSFAYGRNPQLLASYMAQMLLPQDGEAKQLSGTGRDLLKQCDYIVMGEEDLEKKAGPDGYVFPEAIRSGETRAVTVGEIWKLAQTDDLFREKEGPSLTRLCLSFALYKLLRRRLEDFPITDEEARNCHDLIFKGLLCAEDAGGSDAAAADAMFQVFNDEVQFLCEYYHSVHPVVLASPFFFLVNYILFPMVVWALCVLTIILCSNGDVRYAFDSFNDDNNAIAVGIVKIAICIMLKIREARSPMALYSTVDISITILLFLAFVYEQVWEFIVFLLSNWFLVSLLCSYTRNRRWRESLLTRRAIRCILWVRRKLSYPNICFKQFSVLWFRRWPSSWLPTVAVPEEAKKSIMDLLASNIHRVIPRSNGALALHSNQVSDHLSWACSGGGGGIAEAIITWHIATALLEARHPRKEQLQATEPHSRKVATALSRYCAYLVAFHPELLPDDKDGTERVYKETSEELKKEMGCWGYYLSRKGARCDKLMEIARRTPPAPVPDAEAEGTTALRRGARLGKALIEQHEGAADDAARERVWKLVADVWTEVVVCAAPTGSEAHVKAHKEALAQGMEFITVLWAVATHTGISRGTVPVTTPAPAASPTNYV is encoded by the coding sequence ATGCAAAGTCATCCGAACATGAATTCCAGCACCACCAGCAACCCCGTCGGCGGCCACGAATGGTGCAACCGTACACTCTATCTGTCCGTGTACAACCTCACCTCCTCCTACACTGACAAGAGGAACGAGACCACCATAGTGACCACCTCTGCCATCATGTTCATCCTCGCCGCCCTCTTCTTCAACCTCAACCTCTACAGCCGCTTCACCCAAGTGAGCGCCATCCTCAACCCGACCATCCGCGTCTTCCTCTCGGCGTCGCTCTCCCTCTTCCTGCCCGTCATGTCCTACCTCTTCTCCGAGGCCAAGAACGAAGCTGCCGCCACCGGTGAGGTGACCGAGCTCCCGCAACGAGCCCGGACGATCCTCATGTGGATGCTcctcgtggagctcctccgcaAGAAGGTGGAGGCGATAAGCATGCACGCGTACTCCGGCACCATCGAGCGCGCCGCAAGGATAGGCTGGCTGGGCTACCTCGTCTTCTTCAACCTCAGAAGCGCCGGCAAGAAAGCGCTCTATGCGACCCTTTGGGTCTTCGCTGCTGGCAAGCTGGTGCAGAGGTTCGTTACAATGGAGCTGGCAAAGCGTTCCTTCGCCTATGGTAGGAACCCTCAGCTCCTTGCCTCGTACATGGCCCAGATGCTGCTGCCACAAGACGGCGAGGCCAAGCAACTCAGTGGGACTGGGAGGGACCTGCTGAAGCAATGCGACTACATCGTGATGGGGGAAGAGGACCTGGAGAAGAAGGCCGGCCCGGACGGCTACGTCTTCCCGGAGGCGATCAGGAGTGGCGAGACCAGAGCCGTCACGGTCGGCGAGATCTGGAAGCTCGCCCAGACCGACGACCTGTTCCGGGAGAAGGAGGGCCCCTCGCTCACGAGGCTGTGCCTCTCCTTCGCACTCTACAAGCTGTTGCGCCGGAGGCTGGAGGACTTCCCCATCACCGACGAGGAAGCCCGCAACTGCCATGACCTCATCTTCAAAGGCCTCCTGTGTGCGGAGGATGCCGGGGGCtctgatgccgccgccgccgacgccatgtTCCAAGTATTCAACGACGAGGTCCAGTTCCTGTGCGAGTACTACCACTCCGTCCACCCCGTCGTGCTCGCCAGCCCGTTCTTCTTCCTGGTCAACTACATCCTGTTCCCCATGGTGGTTTGGGCCCTTTGCGTCCTCACCATCATCCTGTGCAGCAACGGAGACGTGCGCTACGCCTTCGACAGCTTCAACGACGACAACAACGCCATAGCCGTCGGCATAGTGAAGATCGCCATTTGCATCATGCTTAAGATCAGGGAAGCACGCTCACCCATGGCTCTCTACTCCACCGTCGACATATCCATCACCATCCTTCTCTTCCTTGCCTTCGTCTACGAGCAGGTCTGGGAGTTCATAGTGTTCCTGCTCTCCAACTGGTTCCTCGTCTCCCTGCTCTGCAGCTACACCAGGAACCGCCGGTGGCGCGAGAGCCTGCTGACGAGACGGGCCATCCGCTGCATCCTCTGGGTGAGGAGAAAGCTGAGCTACCCCAACATCTGCTTCAAGCAATTCTCCGTGCTGTGGTTCAGGCGGTGGCCGTCCTCGTGGCTGCCCACCGTGGCGGTGCCCGAGGAAGCCAAGAAGAGCATCATGGACCTCCTGGCCAGCAACATCCACCGTGTCATTCCTCGCAGCAACGGCGCGCTCGCGCTACACTCCAACCAGGTGTCGGACCACCTCTCCTGggcgtgcagcggcggcggcggcggcatcgccgAGGCCATCATCACCTGGCACATCGCCACCGCGCTCCTGGAGGCGAGGCACCCGCGGAAGGAGCAGCTGCAGGCGACGGAACCGCACAGCCGCAAGGTTGCCACGGCGCTGTCAAGGTACTGCGCGTACCTCGTAGCCTTCCACCCGGAGCTCCTCCCAGATGACAAGGACGGGACGGAGCGCGTGTACAAGGAGACCAGCGAGGAGCTGAAGAAGGAGATGGGCTGCTGGGGGTACTACCTGTCCCGAAAGGGCGCCCGGTGCGACAAGCTCATGGAGATCGCGCGACGGACGCCGCCGGCACCGGTGCCGgacgcggaggcggaggggacGACGGCGTTACGCAGGGGCGCGAGGCTGGGGAAGGCTCTGATCGAGCAGCACGAGGGCGCAGCTGACGACGCCGCGCGCGAGAGGGTATGGAAGCTGGTGGCCGACGTGTGGACGGAGGTGGTGGTGTGCGCGGCGCCGACGGGCAGCGAGGCCCACGTCAAGGCGCACAAGGAGGCGCTCGCACAGGGCATGGAATTCATCACCGTGCTGTGGGCGGTGGCCACCCACACAGGCATATCCCGCGGGACCGTGCCGGTGACgacgcctgcgcctgcggctTCACCTACCAACTATGTTTAG